In one Dermacentor variabilis isolate Ectoservices chromosome 4, ASM5094787v1, whole genome shotgun sequence genomic region, the following are encoded:
- the LOC142578359 gene encoding uncharacterized protein LOC142578359 — MAGSSRAVITADSGRGTSFLDGLKDYRIVLPPLPTGEGLKTMVVLHCDTAGRPYRIEDFRQPMKEAGVIEQVGGIGAYQMSHVWLVNFRSEEAKKKLLDIGHIVVKGKTCVVFDPERQEVRLKVHWCAFNVSNETLRRAFAEYGEVKEVSSDRWKTGGFENADSTTRVVRLVLREGASLERIPHQLRIGNGTVLVVVPGRAPICLRCRNTGHIRRDCKVPKCSECHAFGHEEAECTKSYARAATRGTFGDNSELHMDEDEAEQAASNPVVVSPTAAALSDEKEGAMPGTRESAPSTPKSATTSMDTNSPQDIPRPSEKSNEEPMESDPAAAKRRHDDVSAMSQEQRLRLLERQWGVGEGKKQRVTSGQRSSSLPRDDNPKT; from the coding sequence ATGGCTGGCTCTTCGCGAGCTGTGATAACGGCCGATTCTGGCCGCGGAACATCGTTTTTGGACGGCCTGAAAGATTACAGGATtgtactgccgccgctgccaaccGGAGAAGGACTGAAAACAATGGTTGTTCTTCACTGCGACACCGCTGGAAGGCCTTACAGGATAGAAGATTTCCGCCAGCCGATGAAAGAAGCCGGCGTCATTGAACAGGTGGGCGGTATCGGAGCGTACCAGATGTCGCACGTCTGGTTAGTCAACTTCCGTAGTGAAGAAGCCAAGAAAAAGTTGCTCGACATCGGGCATATTGTTGTTAAAGGGAAGACTTGCGTTGTCTTTGACCCTGAAAGGCAGGAAGTGCGGCTGAAGGTGCATTGGTGTGCCTTCAACGTCAGCAACGAAACTCTGAGGCGGGCGTTCGCCGAGTACGGCGAAGTGAAAGAAGTTTCGAGCGATAGATGGAAGACCGGCGGGTTTGAAAACGCCGACTCGACTACTCGTGTTGTGCGGCTGGTTCTTCGAGAAGGTGCAAGCCTCGAGCGCATACCCCATCAGCTGCGTATCGGGAACGGTACAGTATTAGTCGTCGTGCCCGGGCGTGCGCCGATATGTCTCCGCTGCCGCAACACAGGCCACATTAGGCGGGACTGCAAGGTGCCCAAGTGCAGCGAGTGCCACGCCTTCGGGCATGAAGAGGCTGAATGCACGAAGTCATACGCCCGCGCCGCGACTCGAGGAACATTCGGCGATAATAGTGAGCTGCACATGGACGAGGATGAAGCTGAGCAAGCTGCCTCCAACCCAGTGGTCGTGAGCCCAACGGCCGCAGCGCTGAGCGATGAAAAGGAAGGCGCCATGCCAGGGACTCGTGAGTCAGCGCCCAGCACCCCCAAGTCGGCAACCACGAGCATGGATACCAATTCACCGCAAGATATTCCACGCCCTTCTGAAAAAAGCAACGAGGAACCCATGGAGTCTGACCCTGCGGCTGCGAAACGGCGCCACGACGATGTCAGTGCAATGAGCCAGGAGCAGCGACTGCGTCTCCTAGAACGCCAGTGGGGCGTAGGCGAAGGGAAAAAGCAGCGTGTCACCAGCGGGCAACGATCGTCGTCGCTTCCTCGCGACGACAACCCGAAGACCTAA